One part of the Vicia villosa cultivar HV-30 ecotype Madison, WI linkage group LG6, Vvil1.0, whole genome shotgun sequence genome encodes these proteins:
- the LOC131613228 gene encoding protein FAR1-RELATED SEQUENCE 5-like, translating to MDCTYKTNKYRQPLFEIVGMASIKLTFAVAFAYMESEQTKNFCWVFDKMKQLFIKQYSCPQVILTDRDFALMKAIETVFPKTTNLLCQFHINKNVKSKCKEHVVDDMRETVEKMWFELTRASDEMEYHQRLKQLEDACVDSKGHPSLSYFPMTSAQSPNASIYCIGFVNGNHWVQVNMNEGFSLPPVTTDWKKYRIKDATSWMVGFVGRLQNWQRHTPILPKYVRL from the exons ATGGACTGcacatacaagacaaacaagtacagGCAACCATTGTTTGAAATAGTTGGTATGGCATCAATTAAATTAACATTTGCTGTTGCATTTGCCTATATGGAATCTGAGCAGACAAAGAATTTTTGTTGGGTATTCGATAAAATGAAACAGTTGTTTATCAAGCAGTATTCTTGTCCTCAAGTAATCTTGACTGATAGAGATTTTGCTTTAATGAAAGCCATTGAAACAGTATTTCCAAAAACAACTAATTTGCTTTGTCAATTTCACATCAACAAAAACGTGAAATCAAAGTGTAAGGAACATGTTGTGGATGATATGCGAGAAACAGTGGAGAAAATGTGGTTTGAACTTACAAGGGCTAGTGATGAGATGGAGTACCATCAAAGGTTGAAACAACTTGAGGATGCATGTGTTGACTCCAAAG GTCACCCTAGTTTAAGTTACTTTCCTATGACGAGTGCACAGTCACCTAATGCATCCATTTACTGCATCGGATTTGTCAATGGAAATCATTGGGTTCAG GTAAACATGAATGAAGGATTCTCGTTGCCACCTGTCACAACTGATTGGAAGAAATATCGCATAAAAGATGCAACTTCTTGGATGGTAGGATTTGTCGGGAGGTTACAAAATTGGCAACGGCATACGCCTATACTGCCAAAATATGTCAGATTATGA
- the LOC131613229 gene encoding uncharacterized mitochondrial protein AtMg00820-like, with translation MTESEPVNTEEALSDPKWICTMKEELESIENNSTWELVDPPLGKNQIGGRWVYKVKANPKDKIIKYKAQLIAKEFLQREGIEFVEVFAPVARLETIQIVVGIANNKDWGIYQMDIKSEFLISLLNEEVYV, from the coding sequence ATGACCGAATCTGAACCGGTGAACACGGAGGAGGCTCTAAGCGATCCAAAATGGATTTGTACAATGAAAGAAGAACTGGAATCCATTGAAAATAATAGTACTTGGGAGTTAGTTGATCCACCGCTTGGAAAGAATCAAATTGGTGGGCGTTGGGTCTATAAAGTAAAGGCAAATCCCAAAGACAAGATAATAAAGTATAAGGCTCAATTGATAGCGAAGGAATTTTTGCAACGTGAAGGTATAGAGTTTGTGGAAGTGTTTGCACCTGTGGCTAGGCTTGAGACCATCCAAATAGTTGTTGGTATTGCTAACAACAAAGATTGGGGCATTTATCAAATGGACATCAAATCTGAGTTTTTGATTAGTCTGCTaaatgaagaggtttatgtatAG
- the LOC131611251 gene encoding uncharacterized protein LOC131611251 → MASIFNILFLTLFLALAFQAYGQPCTLSAIEVKQTKTSGSEWNVTVTNTCICTQVQVKFNINTFKSSTPVDPAVFSQDGLLLQGAPLYGFISVSFTYTSDTQFEFTPISSQVVCS, encoded by the exons ATGGCTTCTATTTTCAACATTCTTTTCCTCACTCTCTTCCTTGCCCTAGCTTTCCAAG CTTATGGACAACCTTGTACTTTGAGTGCCATTGAGGTTAAACAAACCAAAACATCAGGTTCAGAGTGGAACGTTACCGTGACCAACACTTGTATTTGCACTCAAGTACAAGTGAAGTTCAATATCAATACATTTAAATCAAGCACACCTGTTGATCCTGCAGTATTTAGCCAAGATGGTCTTCTTCTTCAAGGAGCACCACTTTATGGATTTATATCTGTCTCCTTCACTTATACTTCTGATACTCAATTTGAATTTACACCAATTTCTTCCCAAGTTGTATGTTCTTAG